In one window of Opitutus sp. GAS368 DNA:
- a CDS encoding RNA polymerase sigma factor, with product MNPVQRDSDRWFAEQVLPHGPAVLAWLRARFSTLSDAEDLVQEAYVRVLKAHAKGPIANPRAFLFTTARNLALNQLRHLRYSQPNGLTETDLSTVLDGGAGIPETIVHAEELQFLIAAIQSLPERCRQIITLRKIYGLSQKEVAARLHISEHTVEAQGGIGLRKCVEYFRKHNHAR from the coding sequence ATGAACCCCGTCCAACGCGACTCGGACCGGTGGTTTGCGGAGCAGGTGCTGCCGCACGGCCCCGCCGTGCTGGCGTGGCTGCGGGCCCGGTTTTCGACGCTGTCCGATGCCGAGGACTTGGTGCAGGAAGCCTATGTCCGCGTTCTGAAGGCCCACGCGAAGGGGCCGATCGCCAATCCCCGCGCCTTTCTTTTCACCACGGCGCGCAATCTGGCGCTCAACCAGTTGCGGCACTTGCGATATTCGCAACCGAATGGCTTAACGGAAACCGACCTTTCAACTGTCTTGGATGGTGGCGCGGGCATCCCCGAGACGATCGTCCATGCCGAGGAACTCCAATTTTTGATCGCCGCCATCCAATCCCTGCCCGAACGCTGTCGCCAGATCATCACCTTGCGGAAAATCTACGGCCTGTCCCAAAAGGAGGTGGCGGCGCGGTTGCACATCTCCGAGCACACCGTCGAGGCCCAGGGCGGCATCGGTCTGCGAAAATGCGTGGAGTATTTCCGCAAACATAACCACGCGCGCTGA
- a CDS encoding sialidase family protein: MNMRKLRTLIPLLASLPVLIATAQPVNEAQLKGLKARALGPAIMGGRISDIAIDPHNPSVFYVGFATSGVWKSTNNGVTLSPVFDDQPAQSIGAVAVAPSDSDIVWAGTGEGNDRNSSGWGVGLFKSTDGGGKWEFAGLKDSRTIRRLVIHPTNPDIVFAAAGGSLWTDGGERGLYRTIDGGKSWKLVLGAPAPHDAITGCSDVVMDPVNPDVLYAALYARQRKPWAFLYGVNATRDGADTGGIFKSVDGGTTWTKLTNNLPSQTGRIGLAVAKSKPGTVMAIVQSDEGGTSDIDTNHSRRGGVFRSEDAGATWARVNPFNPRPFYFSRIEIDPANDRRVYVIAWHVYVSDNAGGTFREDRSGNVHADVHALAIQTGSVPPPPKKKPDDKDDKPTPPLSPRLLIGTDGGLYQTFDAGENWQFLNSVPAGQYYRIALDNSTPYRIAGGLQDNTNWVGPSRTFTKEGIRNSDWTMIGGGDGFYAVFDPTDKDVIFAESQGGSVHRFNARTGEMRDSQPKPTEGTKGFRFQWCAPLIGSAHNKDVLYLGGNRVFKLTNHGETFAIISPDLSHNDGDKTATVGSNAENYAVVYALAESPLKAGRLFAGTDDGRLWVTSDEGQQWTELTAQVPAEARGKWVARIEPSHYDADSGYVVFTAYRTGDDTPYVYRYSKLGAEWTRVTGDLPANTTACVLREDLVNPNLLYLGTEFGLFTSLNAGRNWVKFGGLPAVRVDDIQIHPGEADVVVATHGRSLYVLDDSRPLREFTPEIAAKDIHLFSIRSAHARMLLPGWVDSGGTGFFEGKNPPEGVLLTVWVKAFTGEKFKLTIADATGREVAKFEQPAVPGFNRFNWDLRLQKDYHFEYMGDDVNRFVPPGEYTATLSLKDTKVKQTFQVTVEAGLSSFGTYRN, translated from the coding sequence ATGAATATGAGGAAGCTGCGCACCCTGATCCCCCTCCTGGCGTCACTGCCCGTCCTGATTGCCACCGCCCAACCCGTCAATGAGGCCCAGCTCAAGGGGCTCAAGGCCCGCGCCCTGGGTCCCGCCATCATGGGCGGCCGCATCTCCGACATCGCCATCGACCCGCACAATCCGTCGGTTTTCTACGTCGGCTTCGCCACCAGCGGCGTCTGGAAGAGCACCAACAACGGCGTGACCCTTTCCCCCGTCTTCGATGACCAGCCCGCCCAGTCCATCGGCGCCGTGGCCGTCGCCCCTTCGGACAGCGATATCGTCTGGGCCGGCACCGGCGAGGGCAACGACCGCAATTCCTCCGGCTGGGGCGTCGGCCTGTTCAAATCGACTGACGGCGGCGGCAAGTGGGAGTTCGCCGGCCTCAAGGACTCCCGCACCATCCGCCGCCTGGTCATCCATCCGACCAATCCCGACATTGTGTTCGCCGCCGCCGGCGGCTCGCTCTGGACCGACGGCGGGGAACGCGGACTCTACCGCACCATCGATGGCGGCAAGTCCTGGAAACTCGTCCTCGGCGCCCCCGCCCCGCACGACGCCATCACCGGCTGCTCCGACGTGGTGATGGATCCGGTCAATCCCGACGTGCTTTACGCCGCGCTCTACGCCCGGCAGCGCAAACCCTGGGCCTTTCTTTACGGCGTGAACGCCACCCGGGACGGCGCGGACACCGGGGGCATCTTCAAGTCCGTCGACGGCGGCACGACCTGGACCAAATTGACCAACAACCTCCCGAGCCAGACCGGCCGCATCGGGCTGGCCGTCGCCAAAAGCAAACCCGGCACCGTCATGGCCATCGTCCAGAGCGACGAGGGCGGCACGAGCGACATCGACACGAACCACAGCCGCCGCGGCGGCGTGTTCCGTTCCGAAGATGCCGGCGCCACCTGGGCCCGGGTCAATCCCTTCAACCCCCGGCCGTTTTATTTCAGCCGCATCGAGATCGACCCCGCCAACGACCGGCGCGTCTACGTCATCGCCTGGCACGTTTACGTCTCCGACAATGCCGGCGGAACCTTCCGCGAGGACCGCTCCGGCAACGTGCACGCCGACGTCCACGCCCTGGCCATCCAGACCGGCAGCGTGCCGCCGCCGCCCAAGAAAAAACCCGACGACAAGGACGACAAGCCCACGCCCCCGCTCTCACCGCGTCTCCTCATCGGTACCGATGGCGGCCTTTATCAGACCTTCGACGCCGGTGAAAACTGGCAGTTCCTGAACTCCGTGCCGGCCGGCCAGTATTACCGCATCGCGCTCGACAATTCCACGCCCTACCGGATTGCCGGCGGCCTGCAGGACAACACCAACTGGGTCGGGCCCTCGCGCACCTTCACCAAGGAGGGCATCCGCAACTCCGACTGGACCATGATCGGCGGCGGCGACGGCTTCTATGCGGTGTTCGACCCGACGGACAAGGACGTCATCTTCGCCGAGTCCCAGGGCGGCTCCGTTCACCGCTTCAACGCCCGCACCGGCGAGATGCGCGACTCCCAGCCCAAGCCCACCGAGGGCACCAAGGGCTTCCGCTTCCAGTGGTGCGCTCCGCTCATCGGCAGCGCGCACAACAAGGACGTGCTTTACCTCGGCGGCAACCGCGTCTTCAAGCTCACCAACCACGGCGAAACCTTCGCGATCATCAGCCCCGACCTCTCGCACAACGACGGCGACAAAACCGCCACGGTCGGCAGCAACGCCGAGAACTACGCCGTCGTCTACGCCCTTGCCGAATCCCCACTCAAGGCCGGGCGCCTCTTTGCCGGCACCGATGACGGCCGCCTCTGGGTCACCTCCGACGAGGGCCAGCAGTGGACCGAGCTCACCGCCCAGGTGCCGGCCGAGGCCCGCGGCAAGTGGGTCGCCCGCATCGAGCCCAGCCATTACGACGCCGATTCGGGCTACGTCGTCTTCACCGCTTACCGCACGGGCGACGATACGCCCTACGTCTACAGGTACTCCAAGCTCGGCGCGGAATGGACGCGGGTCACGGGCGATCTCCCCGCCAACACCACCGCCTGCGTCCTGCGCGAGGACCTGGTGAACCCCAACCTCCTCTACCTCGGCACCGAGTTCGGACTCTTCACCTCGCTTAACGCCGGCAGGAACTGGGTGAAATTCGGCGGCCTGCCCGCGGTGCGCGTCGACGACATCCAGATTCACCCCGGCGAGGCCGATGTGGTCGTCGCCACGCACGGCCGCTCGCTCTACGTGCTCGACGACAGCCGGCCCCTGCGTGAATTCACGCCCGAGATCGCGGCCAAGGACATCCATCTTTTCAGCATCCGGTCCGCCCACGCCCGGATGTTGCTGCCCGGCTGGGTGGACTCGGGCGGCACCGGCTTCTTCGAGGGCAAAAACCCGCCCGAAGGCGTGCTCCTCACCGTCTGGGTGAAGGCATTCACCGGGGAGAAATTCAAGCTCACCATCGCCGACGCCACCGGCCGCGAAGTCGCCAAGTTCGAGCAGCCCGCCGTGCCCGGCTTCAACCGGTTCAACTGGGATTTGCGCCTGCAGAAGGACTACCACTTTGAGTACATGGGCGACGACGTGAACCGTTTCGTGCCACCCGGCGAATACACCGCCACGCTCAGCCTCAAGGACACCAAGGTGAAGCAGACCTTCCAAGTCACCGTGGAGGCGGGCCTAAGTTCCTTCGGCACCTACCGGAACTGA
- a CDS encoding substrate-binding domain-containing protein, with amino-acid sequence MKVSLSVSALALLAGACFLRAAELPCASAESMDGLMQAWTAGFTAQHHGTPARITLRAKFSADFTDPLARGEVRVAPYARELFATEQARITQLAGGAPQLVPVATGSRATKGGTHAIVIFVNEKNPLARISLAQLREIFSRAGQITTWGQLGLTGGWAARKITLHGMKVRRETGNPPGIVNFLENRLLAGRVWCDDLHEYTDVPGGAQSLEQITRAVAADETAIGYSGFAYAVPGVKALALGEADTGPFYTGTEAEIAQRRYPLARTIYLVTGPAPDAVTREFLRYVLGPEGQGAITADAQGFFPLVSAP; translated from the coding sequence GTGAAAGTCAGCCTGTCAGTCTCAGCCCTCGCCTTGCTGGCGGGGGCTTGTTTTTTGCGGGCGGCGGAGCTGCCCTGCGCCAGCGCCGAGAGCATGGACGGCCTGATGCAGGCCTGGACGGCCGGCTTCACCGCGCAGCACCACGGCACGCCGGCGCGCATCACGCTCCGGGCGAAATTCTCGGCGGATTTCACCGATCCGTTGGCGCGGGGCGAGGTGCGGGTGGCGCCCTACGCGCGCGAGCTGTTCGCCACCGAGCAGGCGCGCATCACGCAGCTCGCCGGGGGCGCGCCGCAGCTGGTGCCCGTGGCCACCGGCAGCCGGGCCACGAAGGGCGGCACGCACGCCATCGTGATTTTCGTGAACGAGAAGAACCCGCTGGCGCGGATCTCCCTCGCCCAGCTCCGGGAAATCTTCTCCCGCGCCGGCCAAATCACGACCTGGGGCCAGCTCGGCCTGACCGGCGGGTGGGCGGCGCGGAAAATCACCCTGCACGGGATGAAGGTGCGCCGCGAGACCGGCAACCCGCCCGGCATCGTCAACTTTCTGGAAAACCGCCTGCTCGCCGGCCGCGTATGGTGCGACGATCTGCACGAATACACCGACGTGCCCGGTGGCGCCCAGTCGCTGGAGCAAATCACCCGCGCGGTGGCGGCCGATGAGACCGCGATCGGCTACAGCGGCTTCGCCTATGCCGTGCCCGGCGTGAAGGCGCTCGCGCTCGGCGAGGCGGACACCGGCCCGTTCTACACCGGCACGGAGGCGGAAATCGCGCAACGCCGGTATCCGCTGGCGCGGACCATCTATCTCGTGACCGGGCCGGCACCGGATGCCGTGACCCGGGAGTTTTTGCGCTATGTGCTCGGCCCGGAAGGGCAGGGGGCCATCACGGCCGATGCGCAGGGGTTCTTCCCACTGGTCTCCGCCCCATGA
- the rraA gene encoding ribonuclease E activity regulator RraA — MPINTADLIDQHGDLLLSCETQFRQYGGRRFFHGPVRTIRTREDNALIKKLLGEPGAGAVLVVDGGGSLRTALLGDMIATSARENGWAGVILHGAVRDTVALGRIDLGIKALGSNPRKSAKAMTGTVDGPVTFGGATFTPGSWVYSDDDGVVVSPRQLP; from the coding sequence ATGCCCATTAATACCGCCGACCTGATTGATCAGCACGGGGACCTGCTCCTGAGCTGCGAGACCCAGTTCCGCCAGTATGGCGGCCGGCGGTTTTTCCACGGCCCCGTGCGCACGATCCGCACCCGGGAGGACAACGCCCTGATCAAGAAACTGCTGGGTGAACCCGGCGCCGGCGCCGTGCTGGTGGTGGACGGCGGCGGCTCATTGCGCACCGCCCTGCTGGGCGACATGATCGCGACCTCGGCGCGGGAAAACGGCTGGGCCGGCGTCATCTTGCATGGAGCCGTGCGGGATACCGTGGCCCTCGGCCGGATCGACCTCGGCATCAAGGCCCTCGGCTCCAACCCCCGCAAGAGCGCCAAGGCGATGACGGGCACCGTCGACGGGCCGGTGACTTTCGGCGGCGCGACTTTCACTCCGGGCAGCTGGGTTTACAGCGACGACGACGGCGTGGTCGTCAGCCCCCGCCAACTGCCCTGA
- a CDS encoding cation diffusion facilitator family transporter — protein MPSPTDRHTTVTQRAETSARFVATGILLNLVLGVAKLAGGILGHSYALVADAAESLLDTLSSLLVWAGFRVAAKPPDADHPYGHGKASAVAGLFVAGTVFVAAAAIAWESVHAIVTPHQGPHWLTLPLLAIVVALKEFFSRRMLRLDAQYGATALKAEAWHHRSDALTSGAAFIGIAIGVIGGKGYEAADDWAALAACALITYNGVGIARAALGEIMDTAVPWETETEIRRLAGVVPGVRYVEKCRVLRSGLSLLVDIHVHVDGTQSVREGHEIAHAVKDALMAAPLAITDVAVHIEPARM, from the coding sequence GTGCCCTCCCCGACCGACCGCCACACGACCGTGACGCAGCGCGCCGAAACCAGCGCGCGTTTTGTCGCGACCGGCATCCTGCTGAATCTCGTGCTCGGCGTGGCCAAGCTGGCCGGCGGCATTTTGGGTCACTCCTATGCCCTGGTGGCCGACGCGGCGGAATCCCTGCTCGACACCCTGTCGTCGCTGCTGGTGTGGGCGGGCTTCCGCGTCGCCGCCAAGCCGCCCGATGCGGACCATCCCTACGGCCACGGCAAGGCCTCGGCGGTGGCCGGGCTGTTCGTGGCGGGCACGGTCTTCGTGGCGGCCGCCGCCATCGCGTGGGAGAGCGTGCACGCGATCGTCACGCCGCACCAGGGGCCGCACTGGCTGACCCTGCCGCTGCTCGCCATCGTGGTGGCGCTGAAGGAGTTTTTCTCCCGCCGGATGCTGCGGCTGGACGCGCAATACGGCGCGACGGCGCTCAAGGCCGAGGCGTGGCACCACCGCAGCGACGCGCTCACCTCGGGCGCGGCCTTCATCGGCATCGCCATCGGCGTCATCGGGGGCAAGGGCTACGAGGCGGCCGACGACTGGGCGGCGCTGGCGGCGTGCGCGCTGATCACCTACAACGGCGTGGGTATCGCGCGGGCGGCGCTCGGCGAGATCATGGACACGGCGGTGCCATGGGAGACCGAAACGGAAATCCGGCGGCTGGCCGGCGTGGTGCCGGGCGTGCGCTACGTGGAGAAATGCCGCGTGCTGCGCAGCGGACTGAGCCTGCTGGTGGACATCCACGTGCACGTCGACGGCACGCAGAGCGTGCGCGAGGGCCACGAGATCGCCCACGCGGTGAAGGATGCGCTCATGGCGGCGCCGCTCGCCATCACCGACGTGGCCGTGCATATCGAGCCGGCGCGGATGTGA
- a CDS encoding DUF3299 domain-containing protein — MKNPWRILSLLLTGALVLRADEPAKTDGYENVGFDRLASYTYTPPETETAKPTDQIPAPIKALDQHKVAVTGFMLPTKMDKGLVTEFLLVKDPMMCCYGVMPKVNEWVVVKMVGGGVKPLMDLPITFEGKLKVGEMFENGYLTGVYLLEGDRMADTKG, encoded by the coding sequence ATGAAAAATCCGTGGCGCATCCTCTCCCTTCTGCTGACCGGCGCGCTGGTGCTGCGCGCGGACGAGCCCGCGAAGACGGACGGCTATGAGAATGTCGGCTTCGACCGGCTGGCGTCCTACACCTACACGCCGCCGGAGACCGAGACCGCCAAGCCGACCGACCAGATTCCCGCGCCGATCAAGGCGCTCGACCAGCACAAGGTGGCGGTGACGGGGTTCATGCTGCCCACCAAGATGGACAAGGGCCTCGTCACGGAATTCCTCCTCGTGAAGGACCCGATGATGTGCTGCTACGGCGTCATGCCGAAGGTCAACGAGTGGGTGGTCGTCAAGATGGTGGGTGGCGGGGTGAAGCCGCTGATGGACCTGCCCATCACCTTCGAGGGCAAGCTGAAGGTCGGCGAGATGTTCGAGAACGGTTACCTGACCGGGGTCTACCTGCTCGAGGGCGACCGGATGGCGGACACGAAAGGATAG
- a CDS encoding acetolactate synthase, translating into MSDTAAPVAADPVKQFSVFIENRVGRLHDLVALLGKHNVHIMAMTTIDQTDTALDRFVVDDPDRARELMAANNFFFTECEVVAVEISNESQLSAVLGALLTVEVNIHYAYSFLMRPRGKSALVLSVEDNDLAASALNTQGFKVLTQRDISR; encoded by the coding sequence ATGTCTGACACCGCTGCACCGGTCGCCGCCGATCCCGTCAAACAGTTCTCCGTGTTCATCGAGAACCGCGTCGGACGGCTGCACGACCTCGTGGCCCTCCTCGGGAAGCACAACGTCCACATCATGGCGATGACCACCATCGACCAGACCGACACCGCGCTCGACCGGTTCGTCGTGGACGACCCCGACCGCGCCCGCGAGCTGATGGCGGCGAACAATTTTTTCTTCACCGAGTGCGAGGTGGTCGCCGTGGAAATCAGCAACGAATCCCAGCTCAGCGCCGTGCTGGGCGCGCTGCTGACCGTCGAGGTGAACATCCACTACGCCTATTCCTTCCTGATGCGTCCGCGCGGAAAATCCGCCCTCGTGCTCAGTGTCGAGGACAACGACCTGGCCGCCAGCGCCCTCAACACGCAGGGCTTCAAGGTCCTCACGCAACGCGACATCTCGCGGTAG
- a CDS encoding YncE family protein — MKLKLAALAVLTWAGLSAAPQFYRLESALTIKSPTVPSWDYLTFDPSRDCLYIARRDDGILVYDTKAKQITSALEGSAGGNSTILVPEFDRAYVVKQDGNLLVYQLSTLKKTGIINVGDNADNAFYDPVTQQLLVTQGDSSQVTFVDARTGAANGVLKIDSESIEGCVADGEGNFYTALRDKDKVIKIDARKRTLLGEWTIGGHVKPNSVAFDPATKRLFVTTRGENPALLVFDPTGKIVAESTIGRGNDQIVFDAGTKKIYTANGFDGTLVIIDQVDADTYKLAEAATTRPYARTMALDPKTKTVYLTTAEGTVDPAKKQRAEIAPFYPNKYFKDTFTLLTYTRR, encoded by the coding sequence ATGAAACTCAAGCTTGCCGCGCTTGCGGTGCTCACGTGGGCCGGCCTGTCGGCCGCCCCGCAATTCTACCGGCTGGAATCGGCGCTCACCATCAAGAGCCCGACGGTTCCGTCGTGGGATTACCTGACCTTCGACCCATCGCGGGACTGCCTCTACATCGCGCGCCGCGACGACGGCATCTTGGTTTACGACACCAAGGCGAAGCAGATCACCAGCGCCCTCGAAGGGTCCGCGGGCGGCAACTCCACGATCCTCGTGCCGGAGTTCGACCGCGCCTACGTCGTCAAGCAGGACGGCAATCTCCTGGTTTACCAGCTCTCCACGCTGAAGAAGACCGGCATCATCAACGTCGGCGACAACGCCGACAACGCCTTCTACGACCCGGTCACCCAGCAGCTCCTCGTCACCCAGGGCGACAGCAGCCAGGTGACCTTCGTCGACGCCAGGACCGGCGCCGCCAACGGTGTGCTCAAGATCGACAGCGAGAGCATCGAGGGCTGCGTCGCCGACGGCGAAGGCAACTTCTACACGGCGCTGCGCGACAAGGACAAGGTCATCAAGATCGACGCCCGGAAGCGCACGCTCCTCGGCGAGTGGACGATCGGTGGCCACGTGAAGCCGAACAGCGTCGCGTTCGACCCGGCGACCAAGCGCCTCTTCGTCACCACCCGCGGCGAAAACCCCGCGCTGCTCGTGTTCGACCCGACCGGCAAGATCGTCGCTGAAAGCACGATCGGCCGCGGCAACGACCAGATCGTCTTCGACGCCGGGACGAAAAAGATCTACACCGCGAACGGGTTCGACGGCACGCTGGTCATCATCGACCAGGTCGACGCCGACACCTACAAGCTCGCCGAGGCGGCCACCACGCGGCCCTACGCCCGGACCATGGCGCTCGACCCCAAGACCAAGACGGTCTACCTGACGACCGCCGAGGGCACGGTAGACCCGGCCAAGAAGCAACGCGCCGAGATCGCGCCGTTCTACCCGAACAAGTATTTCAAGGACACCTTCACGCTGCTGACTTACACGCGCCGCTGA
- a CDS encoding substrate-binding domain-containing protein, translating into MNTPSFLTAPRLALAAALALVASSPAFALKYAAVEHHLKADPAIPAWKPGPVASVPEEELNLVGADIMDEITLGWIKMFREAYPRLSVTMEARASGSGVPALTAGIAHLAPVGREALPKEHDDFVKKFGYEPFAIKVATGSLGSLGKTATSIVLVAKSNPIKGLTFKQLDQIYSKSHNRGGEAITTWGQLGLTGEWADRPIHPYGLRPPNGIEQFFKWKVLNNGEWRDGIQNVKGQGFTHAFTVASNDMHTQLGGLTYALLANVTDDVRVVPLAEKDGDPFIAPTIDTVYHHVYPLSRYVYIYVNRPPGTKLEPKIKEFLKCVLSQQGQNVVAAEGVFMPLLPEVVQEELAKLD; encoded by the coding sequence ATGAATACCCCGTCATTCCTCACCGCGCCGCGGCTGGCCCTCGCCGCCGCGCTTGCCCTGGTCGCCTCCAGCCCCGCCTTCGCGCTGAAATACGCCGCGGTCGAGCACCACCTCAAGGCCGATCCGGCCATTCCCGCGTGGAAACCCGGCCCGGTCGCGTCCGTCCCCGAGGAAGAACTCAATCTCGTCGGTGCCGACATCATGGACGAGATCACGCTCGGCTGGATCAAGATGTTCCGCGAGGCCTACCCGCGCCTCAGCGTCACGATGGAGGCCCGCGCCTCCGGCAGCGGCGTGCCCGCGCTGACCGCCGGCATCGCGCACCTGGCGCCCGTCGGCCGCGAGGCCCTGCCGAAGGAGCACGATGATTTCGTGAAGAAGTTCGGCTACGAGCCGTTCGCCATCAAGGTCGCCACCGGCAGCCTCGGCTCGCTCGGCAAGACCGCGACCAGCATCGTGCTGGTGGCGAAAAGCAACCCGATCAAGGGGCTCACCTTCAAGCAGCTCGACCAGATCTATTCCAAGTCGCACAACCGCGGCGGCGAGGCGATCACGACCTGGGGCCAGCTCGGCCTCACCGGCGAGTGGGCCGACCGTCCGATCCACCCCTACGGCCTCAGGCCGCCCAACGGCATCGAGCAGTTCTTCAAGTGGAAGGTGCTGAACAACGGCGAATGGCGCGACGGCATCCAGAACGTCAAGGGCCAGGGCTTCACCCACGCGTTCACCGTCGCCTCGAACGACATGCACACGCAGCTCGGCGGCCTCACCTACGCGCTGCTCGCCAACGTCACCGACGACGTCCGCGTCGTGCCGCTGGCCGAGAAGGACGGCGACCCGTTCATCGCGCCGACGATCGACACGGTGTATCACCACGTCTATCCGCTCAGCCGCTACGTCTATATCTACGTCAACCGTCCGCCGGGCACCAAGCTCGAGCCCAAGATCAAGGAGTTCCTGAAGTGCGTGCTCAGCCAGCAGGGCCAGAACGTCGTGGCCGCCGAGGGCGTCTTCATGCCGCTGCTGCCCGAGGTTGTGCAAGAGGAGCTCGCCAAGCTCGACTGA